TGTCATTGCGGTGTCGTCGAGTGCTGCCGCTGCGGCATCGCGGTCAAGGCCCACAGATTCTGCGGCATCCAGCAGTACGCTGTCGTGGTTGAGGCTTTTCCCCTCACTGAAATAGTCACGGAACAGTCGCAGTTGCAGCTCGGTCTGTTTTCCGCTGGTCTCCGCCCAGTGCAGGAGGGTGTGCGCGCGGCGGGTATTGTAGATCCGCATTTCATCGCTGAAGTTGAACGCGAAATCGAGTTCGCGCCCGAATTCGGTCAGGCGCTGGCGATTGCTCTCGCTCTGTTGTGAAGAAATACGGTATTTGCCGGTGATGTGTTCGCGCAGGTTCTCGCCTGCTTCGAGCATTTGCGGGTTCAACTCAAAAGGGTGCCACACGATATTGAGGTCGAATTGCTGGGGGCAGGCTTGCAGTGCCTGCTGCAGGCGCAGGTAGCCGATGACGCACCAAGGGCAGACGACGTCGGAGACAATATCGATTCGCAGATAGGGTTGTGGCATCAGACTCTCGCCAAGTTCATTCCTTGTATTGCGCATAATGGCGCCATCGGGTTGGCGTGTAAATGCTCCCCGGAAGATCGCTGCACTACTTTCGGATGGCATAGCGCCTATCCGTGTTGCGGCTGGAACTACCCCGGGGACACACTCAACCATTTTTATGTGTGTACTCACTTACCTCGCCGGGTAGATATTTCACACCATCAGTGTATGTGTTGAGACGGCTTATACCGGGCACTGCGCGTGCTTTTCTGCGGGATTGTGATCCTTTCGACATGGAATAGCTGATGGCAGCAGGAATTGGCGCATTTGTGAAAGTATCTAACATTTGTTTAGATATTTGTTGAAAGTTATTTTCCTGATTGTTATGTTTCCTTGCATGCGCTGGTATCGCCAGTCCATTTTCGATGTTCACCTTGTATCGCTCGCAGTCGGGGACTTCCGTTGGCATTGCTGGCTTTGGAGTTCCCGGAGCACTTTTTGTGTCTCTTTACTGGGCGGGAAGTGAGGTGCCGAATATGTACCGGCTGGCGCGTGGGTTTTTGAGATATGCAAATAAATAGAGAGGGCACAGGGCAGGGACTGTCTGGGGTAGTGCCGTCACACCAATGACTCTTACTTATAACAACAGACACACCACCGAGGGTTAGCCATGCCAAGGAAATTCAATCACAAACTGCTCAGCATCGCCGTTTGCGGTGCGGTATATGGTCTGCTGCCGGGGCAGCTCGTGGCGCAGGAAGCAGAACAGATCGACGATGCACTTGTAGAAGAGGTTGTGGTCTACGGCGATATGCGCGCCAATCTCCAGTCCGCCCAGGACCTGAAACGGGATGCGGACACGGTAAAAGACGTGATTACCGCATCGGATATCGGCGCACTGCCGGACAAGTCCGTCACCGAGGCCCTGCAGCGGGTATCGGGCGTTACCATCGAGCGCTTCGCCGCTTCCGACGACCCCAACCACTATGCTGATGAAGGTACCGGTGTACTGGTGCGCGGCCTCGACCGCGTGCGCAGTGAGATCAACGGTCGCGATGCGTTCAGTGCCAATCCCTGGGGCGGTCTGAATTACGAAGATATCTCCCCGGAACTGCTGGGTGCGGTGGAAGTGGTCAAGAACCAGACCGCGGACCTGACTGCCGGTGGTATTGCCGGTACCGTAAACCTGATCACCCGCAAACCGCTGGACTCGGACGAGCAGATCCTGGCGTTCACCGCCAAAGCCAATTACGGCGATTTTCGCGAAGAGGCTACCCCTTCATTTTCCGCACTGTTTTCCGATCACTGGGAAACCGACATCGGCAAGATCGGCTTTCTGGTGGCGGGCTCCGGCTCCGAGTACAAAACCCGCGGCGATGGTGTCGGCGTGGCCAACTACTATTCCCGCGGTGATGCGTTTATCGGCGAGGAAAGATGGGGCGCTATTGTCGGCCCGACCGCGGATTCACCGCTGGAAGGCCCGATGATTCCCGGCCAGGAGGCGGGCAGCGTGGTGTATGCACCAGGCCAGTTCTCCCTGCGCACCGCGGAAAATGACCGTAGCCGCGAAGGCTTTGCCACCTCCCTGCAATGGCAGAGCAACGACGAAAAAGTCACCGCCACCCTGGAACACATCAACTCCAGGGCGGAGCTGGAGTGGGAAGAGCGGGTGATCGGTACCCAGGGTCAGGGTTTCCACCCGACTACCTGGTTTGCCGCCCACTGGCTGGAGGACGAAGCGCAGGGATATCCCATCACTTTTGACGATGGTTATCTCACCAGCGGTATCATCCGCGCCGACGCCGAGCTGCCGATGCTGGCCTCTTCCCGTTACAATCAGAACATCAACTCGGTGGAAGATACCTCCCTCAATGTGACCTTCAGACCGACGGATCGCATGACGGTATCCGTGGACTACCAGCACGTGGCCTCCGAAGAAATAGTACACAACTACGGGATCAACGCGCGCGTTGCCCCGGGCTCCAATGCGTCGGATGTTTTCCTGGATCTGAGAGGCTCTCTGCCCACGGTAGAGTTCCTGAATCCCACCTGGAACAACCCGGGCTACTGGTCAAACTGGGCCGGTGAAAACCAGACCCACTACATCGCCACCGCCATGGACCACGAAGTCCACTCCAATGCCAGGGGCGACAGCTTCCGGCTCGACCTGGATTACGAACTGGATGGCCTGTTCAACAAGATCCACACCGGCATGTATTACTCCGATAAAGAGTTGATCATGCGCAACACCGAGTACGCCAACTGGGGCTTCGTCAATGAAGGCTGGGTGAAAGCCCAGGTCGACAAGGCCGGTCCGGACGTGGCACCGGAAGCCTGGGAAACCGTCGATTTCAGTGATTTTTACGATGGTCAGGTGCTGCAGGGTGATATCACCAGCAGTTTCTACTTCCCGCGCATGAGCCTGGTGAAAAATTTCAGTGAAGCCATGCGCAGCGGTTGCGGTACCTGGAACAATGCGCCGTTCGGTTCCGCCGGCCAGCCCAATGCGGAGTGTTACTCCGGTTCCCTGGATCTCGCCGACCGGGTAAATGGTCCTTTCGCCGCGCACGATATTTCCAACACCGGGGAAGAGCGCCTTGAGGCTTATGTCCGCGCGGATTTTGCTCTGGATGACAGCGCTGTTCCGGTGCGCGGTAACCTGGGTTTGCGCTACGTCAGCTACCAGCTGGACTCCGACGGCTACGTGGTTCTACCCCCGGCGATTTCCGGCAGCGACAGCCTGCTCAGCGTGTTTCAGGAAACCTATCCGGATCTCTACGCGTTTGCGGATGGCACCGGCTCCGTGCAGAGCGTCAAGGGCACGGATTACGATACCGTACTCCCCAGCCTGAACCTGGTGTTCAACCTGTCTGACGATGTGTTGCTGCGCTTCGGTGCCTCTCGCGGATTGTATTTCCCGACACTGGATCAGGCCCGCAGCACCAAAACCCTGGGCATCAGCTACACCGCGGTACGCGAGAATCCCGGCTCCAATGACACCGACGACACCACCAATCCGGTGGTCGGGATTACCGACGTCAGTCTGTTCGGTGCCTCGCTGAATCCGAATCTGGAGCCGGAGAAATCCGACAATTTCGATCTGACGACCGAGTGGTATTTCTCGTCCGCCGGCTCGATGTCTGTGGGGCTGTTTTATAAAAACATGCACGACATTATCCGCAATCGCAGTTTTGTTGAAACCGTGACCAACCCGGACAATGGTATTTCCCAGGAATTCAGTCTGACTGGCCCGGCGAATACCGGTTCTGGTTCCATTCAGGGTGTCGAGCTGTCGTATTCGCAGTTCTATGACTTCCTGCCTGGTGCCTGGAGTGGTCTGGGTATGCAGTTCAACTACACCTATATTGACCAGAATGGCCTGAACGATCCGGAGAGTGGTCTGGGTGCGCAGCGCTTTACCGCCGATGGACAACCCATCAGCGATCAGCGCGATACCTTCCGCAACTTTGCCGGGCTGCCGCTTGAAGGCTATTCCGATCAGAACTACAACATCGTGGGCATGTACGAGTACAACGATTTCTCCATGCGTCTTGCCTACACCTGGCGTTCGGATTACCTGGTCACCCGCCGCGACTCCAACGAGTTTGCGCCCATCTACACGGAAGCGGCCGGTATGATGGATGCGAGCCTGTTCTACTCCCTCAGCGACAACTGGCGAGTGGGCATGGAGATCGGCAACCTGCTGGATCTTGAAACCAAGACCCTGGCACAGGTCAGTGAAGACGGCACCACCAAGGAGTCCCTGAGCTTCAAGACCGACCGGCGTTATGCTCTGACGATCAGCGGCAATTTCTGATCGCGGTTACTATCCACTAAAGGTGTTAACCAAGAAAAAGGTGTGCCGCGAAAGCGGCACACCTTTTTTGTTGTGGGGCTATGCTGGGGAGGGGATCCGAAGTTTGTTTATGAAATGCCGACCTTCATCAACGGATCATTCCATTTTGGACTGGTCTGCTTCCCTGTTAATTGAGAACTGCTCAATAGCCCTGCGTTTCTCCATGGCCACATAACCGCTCTTGTTTAGTGCGAGATAGAAAACCTCTCGATGGCGCCACGCTTCTGCATGGTTACATAACCGATTTTGCCATCTGCGCTGAGCGCGATATTGGTGGGATACTGCCCCTTCAACTGGATTGTCGAAAGCACTTCTCCCGAAGGAGATACTTTCAGTACAACACCAGCGCCGTATCGGGTGACGTAGAGATTGCCATCGGAATCCGTCTGCATGCCGTCCAGTCCGAAGTCATCGAATGCCAGCAGCCGTTTTTTATTGACAAGGTCACCATTGTCGAGCACGTCGTACACCCATACCTGCCGTTGCACACTTTCATTCAGGTAGAGCTTTTTTCCATCCGGGCTCAGCTCTATGCCGTTGGTGGTGCCCATATTACTTTCCAGCAGCGTAAAACTACCGCTAGGGGAAATACGCCACAACTGCCCGGTGTTGTTGGCCCAGTCGGGGTCGCTGGCGTAAATGGTACCATCGGCGTTGATCGTAATATCGTTCGGTTGGTTCATCGCAGGGTTATGCAAAATACGCCGGATATCTTTGTTGGCAGGATCAATCTGCAGCACATTGTGACCGGTATAGTCGGCGACGTACATCAGGCCATTGTGGAAGCGGATACTGTTGCCGGTGCTGCCCTCCGGCAATTGCAGCCAGAGCTCGCCCTTGTCTTTTTCGGTAACCCGGCCAATGGTGCCCTCGCGGGAAAAATTCACCGCATACAGGCTGCCATCCGCGCCAACCACCGGGCCCTCCACGCCATTGGTAAAACTGCCTTCCGGCATCCAGTCGGTTGTCTGTGCATGGGTCGCTACCGCGGTACTGCCGGCAACGACCAGAGCCAGAAGTGAAATGCCGAAAAAGTTAGCCATGTTGGTTTTCCATCTTGTTTTTTGCGCCCGGTTTGTCTGTACGCGGTGCGGAATATTGCAGTCGATCCATAAAACGCTCCAGAACGTAAACCGCTGGCAGCACGACTTCGCCGTGCATGCCTTTCATTGCGTTCAGTTGTTCGCGGATGGAGGAATCTTCATCGGGCGAGAACGGCACGCCGTCCTGCCAGCGCGCGGTAATCAGAAAGCCCAGTTCCATCTGTTGTTGGGTCAGTTCGGCGAGTTTACGCACTTCGGCAGGTAGCCCGTCGCGTTGTTGTAACACAGTTTCTGCGGCAACACCCGCGCGCCAGAGATGCTGCAGACCTGCTTGCATGGGCTCCAGATCAATCACCGCTTGCGGGTCTTCTGGCAGGTTTTCCGCGAACCTGCGCAACGGCTGCAAAGCGGCACTTTCCACCGGCAGACTGTCGACAAAGCGATTCAGCGGGTCGCGTCTTGAATAGGTTTCGTTGGCGGACTTCTCGTGATGGCGATGGTAGTAGTGGGCGGGTTCCAGTACTGCGGACAACGCCAGCGCGTGGCTTTGCAGGTTTTCTGGGAAGAGTTTCTTTAGGGTGGCCAGTTGTTGGGTGTGGTGCTGCAGGCCGACGGCGGTTGCTGCCCAGTGGTCGATCGCGTTCATCCGCTGATAAAGAGCATCTTCATCCTGCAGGGAATTGCCGGACCACAGGCGCTCTGCCACGGCAAAAGTGCGGGGCCACAGGCGCAGGTCGATATTGTTCTCATGGACCATTTCTGCCCAGAGTGCAGCTTCGCCGCCGAGTATTTTACTTTTCTCTGTATCGGTCAGTGGTAACTGGGAATTGGCGAAATCCGGAACTGCGCTTTCTTTCTGGCTGCCAGCCAGCCGTTCGCCGGTGGGGTGGTAGGGCGCGTTGCCCACGACAAACTCTCCGCCCAGGGTTTTATCCTGCAACAGCAGGCGCGCGCGCAGTGGCCCCATCCAGGTGTCCAGGGTAAATACCGTATAGGGACCGATACGCTCGATGTTGTGCAACGCCTGTGGTGTCTTGCCGGTAAAGCTCATCACACCGCGCAGGTGGCCTTCTGTGGATTCGACCATAAAGGTACCGGAAACCGGGCTGCCGCGTTTGCGCGGCGCGCTGAATTGCCAGCGCTGCCACTGCTCGTCGGTTTCAATCGCCGGGAAATCCAGGGGTTCGGGAATAATGCGGTTGCGGTAGTGGTAGCTTGTGTACTGGGGCTGATCCAGGTAAAAGCCGGTGGAAAGAATGCCGAAGTGCCCGGCGCGAGCGATCTCGCCGAGGGCATCCGGGCCGCGCCAGGATTGCACCGCGGCACTGGGCACGAGACCAGGGTGCAGGGTTTCATCCCAGCCGATCATTTTCCGGTCGAGCTTGGCGAGAATTTCTGCCAATCGAGTGTTGAAATAATTGTGCAGTGCGTGACTGTCGGTTAGTTGCCTCGCCTGCATGAAATCCTGGATTTCGGGATTGGATTGCCAGTGCTCGGAATTCACCTCGTCCCCCCCGATATGCACATATTCGAAAGGAAAAAGCTCCGCGACTTCGCCAAGAATTTTTTCAGCAAAGGTGTACACCTCCGGGTTCGCGGGATTCAGCAGTGGCTTGTGTACCCCCCAGCGGTCTTCCGGCGAGTAGGGGCCGGGGGCGGACATCAGTCTCGGGTAGGCGACGGCAATGGCGCTGGCGTGACCGGGCATATCGATTTCAGGCACCACGACAATGCCGCGTTCAAAGGCGTAGGCGACGATTTCGCGTATCTGTTCCCGGGAATAAAAATTTCCGTTGGCGGCAGTTTGATGCAGCTTCGGATAGCTGCGACTTTCGAAGCGCCAGCCCTGGTCGTCGGTAAGGTGCCAGTGGAAAACGTTCAGCTTGGCGGCGGCCATACCGTCCAGCTGACGTTTGATGGTATCCACCGGCAGAAAGTGTCGCACCGAGTCCAGCATCAGGCCGCGCCAGCGAAACTGTGGCTGGTCGTTGATGGTCATTGGCTGCAGCGCAATATCGTCATTTTTTTCGATGCCGAGCAACTGCGACAGGCTGTGCAGGCCATGGAGTATTCCCTCTTCGTAGGCTGCGCTCAGGGTGATTTTATGCGGATTGATTTCAAGCTGGTAGGCTTCGTGCTCATGACCAAGTGCGCTGAGCGCATTGGTTTTCGGGGGTGCTCCGTCAGACGTGAGTGCGAGCTCAATGACAGAAATGCGTTTGGCCATCTCCGGGTCATGGCAACGGGCAGCTGCTGGCAGGGAGATACCGGTCTGGCGCTCGGTACGCTGGCGAAAACGGTTTTCCGCGGCTTGTAACCTGGCGCCGGGGGATTGGTGGAAGCAGAGTGTGCTATCCCGGCTCAGCAGGAATTCACCAGTAGCTTGATGCCGGATGAGTTCCTGCGGGTAAGGCATGAGTGCCGAAAATGATGTGGCATCGCCGGCGAGAGCCGTTAGTGGCAGTAGCGCGCAAAATCCGAGACGAAGGACATTCTTTGGTATTGCCATATTCATTTTCTTATTGATGTTTATGCCCGTTTAAAAACAGGTATCCGCGACTTCCAGCACATTGAAATAGTCATCGATCACCAGTATCTGCCGCCACTTGTCGAAGGTCA
This is a stretch of genomic DNA from Microbulbifer bruguierae. It encodes these proteins:
- a CDS encoding DsbA family oxidoreductase; protein product: MPSESSAAIFRGAFTRQPDGAIMRNTRNELGESLMPQPYLRIDIVSDVVCPWCVIGYLRLQQALQACPQQFDLNIVWHPFELNPQMLEAGENLREHITGKYRISSQQSESNRQRLTEFGRELDFAFNFSDEMRIYNTRRAHTLLHWAETSGKQTELQLRLFRDYFSEGKSLNHDSVLLDAAESVGLDRDAAAAALDDTAMTRQTIAREEQLLLQGIQGVPLFMFNHEYAISGAEDTEVFLKQLEQIGSMAPST
- a CDS encoding TonB-dependent receptor, whose product is MPRKFNHKLLSIAVCGAVYGLLPGQLVAQEAEQIDDALVEEVVVYGDMRANLQSAQDLKRDADTVKDVITASDIGALPDKSVTEALQRVSGVTIERFAASDDPNHYADEGTGVLVRGLDRVRSEINGRDAFSANPWGGLNYEDISPELLGAVEVVKNQTADLTAGGIAGTVNLITRKPLDSDEQILAFTAKANYGDFREEATPSFSALFSDHWETDIGKIGFLVAGSGSEYKTRGDGVGVANYYSRGDAFIGEERWGAIVGPTADSPLEGPMIPGQEAGSVVYAPGQFSLRTAENDRSREGFATSLQWQSNDEKVTATLEHINSRAELEWEERVIGTQGQGFHPTTWFAAHWLEDEAQGYPITFDDGYLTSGIIRADAELPMLASSRYNQNINSVEDTSLNVTFRPTDRMTVSVDYQHVASEEIVHNYGINARVAPGSNASDVFLDLRGSLPTVEFLNPTWNNPGYWSNWAGENQTHYIATAMDHEVHSNARGDSFRLDLDYELDGLFNKIHTGMYYSDKELIMRNTEYANWGFVNEGWVKAQVDKAGPDVAPEAWETVDFSDFYDGQVLQGDITSSFYFPRMSLVKNFSEAMRSGCGTWNNAPFGSAGQPNAECYSGSLDLADRVNGPFAAHDISNTGEERLEAYVRADFALDDSAVPVRGNLGLRYVSYQLDSDGYVVLPPAISGSDSLLSVFQETYPDLYAFADGTGSVQSVKGTDYDTVLPSLNLVFNLSDDVLLRFGASRGLYFPTLDQARSTKTLGISYTAVRENPGSNDTDDTTNPVVGITDVSLFGASLNPNLEPEKSDNFDLTTEWYFSSAGSMSVGLFYKNMHDIIRNRSFVETVTNPDNGISQEFSLTGPANTGSGSIQGVELSYSQFYDFLPGAWSGLGMQFNYTYIDQNGLNDPESGLGAQRFTADGQPISDQRDTFRNFAGLPLEGYSDQNYNIVGMYEYNDFSMRLAYTWRSDYLVTRRDSNEFAPIYTEAAGMMDASLFYSLSDNWRVGMEIGNLLDLETKTLAQVSEDGTTKESLSFKTDRRYALTISGNF
- a CDS encoding SMP-30/gluconolactonase/LRE family protein — protein: MANFFGISLLALVVAGSTAVATHAQTTDWMPEGSFTNGVEGPVVGADGSLYAVNFSREGTIGRVTEKDKGELWLQLPEGSTGNSIRFHNGLMYVADYTGHNVLQIDPANKDIRRILHNPAMNQPNDITINADGTIYASDPDWANNTGQLWRISPSGSFTLLESNMGTTNGIELSPDGKKLYLNESVQRQVWVYDVLDNGDLVNKKRLLAFDDFGLDGMQTDSDGNLYVTRYGAGVVLKVSPSGEVLSTIQLKGQYPTNIALSADGKIGYVTMQKRGAIERFSISH
- a CDS encoding beta-N-acetylhexosaminidase codes for the protein MAIPKNVLRLGFCALLPLTALAGDATSFSALMPYPQELIRHQATGEFLLSRDSTLCFHQSPGARLQAAENRFRQRTERQTGISLPAAARCHDPEMAKRISVIELALTSDGAPPKTNALSALGHEHEAYQLEINPHKITLSAAYEEGILHGLHSLSQLLGIEKNDDIALQPMTINDQPQFRWRGLMLDSVRHFLPVDTIKRQLDGMAAAKLNVFHWHLTDDQGWRFESRSYPKLHQTAANGNFYSREQIREIVAYAFERGIVVVPEIDMPGHASAIAVAYPRLMSAPGPYSPEDRWGVHKPLLNPANPEVYTFAEKILGEVAELFPFEYVHIGGDEVNSEHWQSNPEIQDFMQARQLTDSHALHNYFNTRLAEILAKLDRKMIGWDETLHPGLVPSAAVQSWRGPDALGEIARAGHFGILSTGFYLDQPQYTSYHYRNRIIPEPLDFPAIETDEQWQRWQFSAPRKRGSPVSGTFMVESTEGHLRGVMSFTGKTPQALHNIERIGPYTVFTLDTWMGPLRARLLLQDKTLGGEFVVGNAPYHPTGERLAGSQKESAVPDFANSQLPLTDTEKSKILGGEAALWAEMVHENNIDLRLWPRTFAVAERLWSGNSLQDEDALYQRMNAIDHWAATAVGLQHHTQQLATLKKLFPENLQSHALALSAVLEPAHYYHRHHEKSANETYSRRDPLNRFVDSLPVESAALQPLRRFAENLPEDPQAVIDLEPMQAGLQHLWRAGVAAETVLQQRDGLPAEVRKLAELTQQQMELGFLITARWQDGVPFSPDEDSSIREQLNAMKGMHGEVVLPAVYVLERFMDRLQYSAPRTDKPGAKNKMENQHG